The Malus domestica chromosome 13, GDT2T_hap1 genome includes a window with the following:
- the LOC103430689 gene encoding protein TIFY 6A-like, with protein MERDFLGLNSKEPVVVVKEETKNDGGKDPGFGRGGGAHSSFQNKVSAVPHFMSFKAAQDDRTKKMVPDSFLFSVSTDAFGACKKQTTYEAQNYFNHDRQGGTQFSLTAYHTQHDVHPVHRPHDAKMISVTSQGISVPMSDPYLKNHFATTGQNFSTATMKHQIFGGIPVTAPLSALPVGGGSIAGITEPWNNVKNSGSPSQLTIFYAGTVNVYDDISPEKAQAMMLLAGNSCSNSSNAAQPKSQVPSAKLAAEDGVPVNQATNIHPPALSSPLSVSSHTGAQSASGSTSTDELMAARTSRRPTSPVNKMEAPKTANAAGSVAATSMIPSAVPQARKASLVRFLEKRKERVMSAAPYNFDKKSPEHGTPESGGVSFGQQGEQR; from the exons ATGGAGAGAGATTTCTTGGGCTTGAACTCCAAGGAGCCGGTGGTTGTGGTGAAGGAGGAGACCAAGAACGATGGCGGCAAAGACCCAG GGTTTGGAAGAGGTGGAGGTGCACATTCGTCGTTTCAAAACAAGGTCTCTGCAGTTCCTCATTTTATGTCCTTCAAAGCTGCTCAAGATGATAGGACTAAAAAGATGGTACCTGATTCATTCTTGTTTTCCGTCTCCACGGATGCATTTGGCGCttgtaaaaaacaaactacATATGAAGCGCAG AATTACTTCAATCACGATAGGCAAGGTGGGACTCAATTTTCCCTGACAGCTTATCATACGCAACACGATGTGCATCCTGTGCACCGTCCTCATGATGCGAAGATGATTTCAGTTACCAGTCAAGGGATTTCTGTTCCAATGAGTGACCCTTACTTGAAGAATCACTTTGCGACTACTGGTCAGAATTTTTCCACCGCCACCATGAAGCACCAAATATTTGGAGGAATTCCTGTTACGGCTCCACTTTCAGCTCTTCCCGTTGGAGGTGGTTCCATTGCTGGGATCACTGAACCGTG GAACAATGTTAAGAACTCTGGGTCTCCTTCGCAATTGACAATCTTTTATGCTGGTACTGTGAATGTCTATGATGATATCTCCCCTGAGAAG GCTCAGGCAATGATGCTTTTAGCCGGAAACAGTTGTTCTAACTCCTCTAATGCTGCACAACCCAAATCTCAAGTGCCTAGTGCGAAGTTGGCAGCGGAAGACGGTGTTCCTGTGAATCAGGCTACAAATATACATCCACCTGCTCTTTCTAGCCCCTTATCTGTCTCTTCACATACTGGCGCCCAGTCAGCAAGTGGGTCCACAAGCACTGATGAACTAATGGCAGCTAGAACTTCCAGACGTCCAACCAGTCCTGTTAACAAAATGGAGGCTCCAAAAACAGCAAATGCAGCTGGATCTGTTGCCGCAACTTCTATGATTCCTTCTG CTGTTCCACAGGCTCGCAAAGCATCCTTGGTTCGGTTTTTGGAGAAGCGCAAGGAAAG GGTGATGAGTGCAGCACCATACAACTTCGACAAGAAATCACCAGAACACGGCACTCCAGAATCCGGCGGAGTGAGTTTTGGCCAACAAGGAGAACAACGATGA